The following nucleotide sequence is from Vicinamibacteria bacterium.
GCTTTGCAGGGTTCCGACGGCCGCTTCGGCGCCGTTCACCGCGTGCCTCCAAGGCCCAGCTCCGCCATGAGCGCCTCGACTTTCGCGGCAGTCAGCTCGAGATATCTACGTGTGTCGGCCGCATTTCGAAAGCGCGCTCCGATGACCGCTCGGTCCGCCCAGTCGCGAAACGATGGATCTTCGAATGCCCTCCGCATCGCATCTTCGAGCACGGTGCGGACGTCTGGTGGCGTTCCGTGAGGAGCCGCAAGAATGCGAAACCCGCTGAATACGAGATCGTATCCGAGCTCACGAAACGTGCGCACCTCGGGAACCAGAGGGTCCCGGTCTTCCGCCATGACCGCGAGCACCCGGAGCTGTCCCGCGCGTACGTAGGGAAGGGCGGCGGGAAGGCTCGATACGTTCGCGTCGACCTCACCGCCGAGAAGCGCGGTCAGCTGCGCGCCCGAGCCCGCTTCATAGGGCACGTGTGTGAGGCGCACCCCCAACGCGCGCTCCATAGCGACGGCGTGCTGATGCCATATGCCTCCGGTTCCCACGTTGCCAACTTTGACTCTTCCGGGCTCCGCCAGCGCGGCCTTTTGCAAGGACCCGACGTCCTCGAACCGATCAGAGGCGACGATCAGCGCGCTCGCGTGCTCGGTCACCATGCCCAGTGGCTCGAAGTCGTCCCAGCGAACTGGAGCCAGTCCCTGCACCGAAAGCGTCAACGCGTCGTAGGTCAGCGTCACGACGGTATAGCCATCCGGTCGCGCTCTCTTCACCTGCAGGAGTCCCACCGCGCTCAGGGCCCCCGGGATGTTCTCGGTCACGACCGGGATGCCGAGGTGCTTCTCCAGATGGCGGGCAAAGCCTCGCATCGCCGTGTCGGTCGCTCCTCCCGCGCCCCACGGGATGATGTGCCTGAGCTCGCGCTTCGGGTCGGGAAACGCGGCGGATTGCGCGAGAAGTAGGAAAAGGACCACGCCGCGTAACATGAAGCGTTGATTCTACTCGAAAGCCAGACGAGTCGGCCGCGCGCTCGCCTGTATAGCGTGATGGCGAATTTTCGACCGCGCCGAGCCAGGCTGTAGAATCAGGTCAGCGTCTGGATCTCTTCATCGAGTTGGCTTGGCGAGTACACGATGATTATCGCGCTATACCGAACCGAAGAAATGCGTTGTTCCGCGGAGGAATGTTTCACAAGTTGACGTTGTGCGCGCACGTCGGAGTCATAGTTG
It contains:
- a CDS encoding tripartite tricarboxylate transporter substrate binding protein — protein: MLRGVVLFLLLAQSAAFPDPKRELRHIIPWGAGGATDTAMRGFARHLEKHLGIPVVTENIPGALSAVGLLQVKRARPDGYTVVTLTYDALTLSVQGLAPVRWDDFEPLGMVTEHASALIVASDRFEDVGSLQKAALAEPGRVKVGNVGTGGIWHQHAVAMERALGVRLTHVPYEAGSGAQLTALLGGEVDANVSSLPAALPYVRAGQLRVLAVMAEDRDPLVPEVRTFRELGYDLVFSGFRILAAPHGTPPDVRTVLEDAMRRAFEDPSFRDWADRAVIGARFRNAADTRRYLELTAAKVEALMAELGLGGTR